Below is a genomic region from Sphingopyxis terrae subsp. terrae NBRC 15098.
CCACCGCATTGGCGGCTCTGGCGCCTCCAGCAGAAAGCTTCACCAAGGGACGGGACTTTGCGGCGTGGCTAGGTCTGGCGCCAAGGCAGATGTCGACGGGCGGCAAGCAGAAGCTGGGCTCGATATCCAAAATGGGCGAGCGCACACTGCGGCGATTGCTCATCATCGGTTGCAGTGCGGTGGTCCTGCAGGCCAGCAAGCGAGGCGCGCCTCAAGGCTCCTGGCTCGAGCAGATGATGGCGAGGAAACCGCGTATGCTAGTCACGGTTGCCCTTGCCAACAAGACAGCGCGGATCATCTGGGCCGTGCTTGTAAAGGGAGAGGATTACAGAGCTCCGGTCGCAGCCGCGGCGTAAGCCAAGGCGGACCAGAGGTCGCCGGAAGGCGTAGTCGGTCGAAGGAGAGTATGGCACAACAGTCGGCGAGACGGGGCCGGAAGAACCAGGGCTTTCCACTGTGCCGCGAGCACGCTGTGGGTGATGTGGTTCCGGTCCGCGAACTCCCATACGGGCCCGCAGCCTCCGATGCTGCATTGCAAGGCCGGACAGATGGCCGCATCCGACTACGTGCACTACCTCCAAAAATCGCTTGCGTCTTTTGGGGCGTCCACAGATGGGAAAGCGTGCGGGCGGGTCATCAGAAGATCGCGCTCGGCGGGTTTGCGGTTGTCGGCATCGAAATTCCAGCGGCCGCCGAGCGGGACTTCGCCATCCATCAGCAGCCCCGTCTCGCGGCGCATCATGCGGTAGAAATATTCCATCCGCAGAGTCTTCCGACCCTCGGCCCACGCCGCGAATTGATTGGGTGCAGAGAAAAATCGGTCGTCGGCGAAGATGGTGCAGTTCGTCCAGGCACGCATCGCCTCGGCGAGGCGCCACTCGCCCGCTTCGGTCACGCGCAAGGGAAGGTCGCCATGGCGATTGCGTGCGCGCGCAACCTCGCCGCCGAGCGATCCGCTATTGTCCGGATCGTCGAGGCGGACATAGTCGACGCGCCATCCCTGTGCGCACATCTCCTCGGCAAAATGGCGCATCGCGGAAAAGAGAAAGGCAAGCTTCTTGCGGTGGTGGGGAACGTATCCCGCTTCTTCGGCGACTTCGGCCATCAGCAGAATCGTGTCGGCCGGCGACGCATCGCGGAGCGACGAGATGGCGGGGGTCAATTGGTCTCCCAATATCAGGACAATCTCGCTGGGTCTGGTCATGGCACCGCGCGGCGGCATTCGCTCGGCCCTCCGGGACGGGACAGGGCTGACGGATGTGGATGATGGTCCATAAAACAGACGATGCAGCGCGCTTCGGGCTCCGCCAATATGGACTTTCGGCCAGCCATTTTGGCAGAGCAGCGTGTCTGGTTAGAGGCATCCGGCTAGAGCGCACCAGCCGGTTCTATGACCGGGAAAGCCATCCATTATGCCGTTCGTCGACGGGTGTCAGCCTTCGTCGGCGGCGCTGGTTACGCATTTTTCCTTTCCAAAATGAGTGGATTATAGCCGAAATCATTTGAGCGGACTGCCTCACCAATTTCCATTTTCCGTCGGGAACTCCGACCCGATAACCCGCGTATTGCCGCCGAGCTTCAAAACAACATTGGGTTGAATGCTTTTCACCGGGCTGCGCCGTCTGGCGCGGTCCGGAATATCTCGTCAGCCCTGCATCGTTATCGATTGCAAAAGGCCATTCCGCCGCGACGTCCAGAGCGACCAAATCGACGGCGGCGCGCGCGCTATGTCGCGGCTGCGATTCCCACCCGAAAACGGACAGACCGCGATCCGCCCCAGGCGGCAACGCCTGTTTCGCCCAGGCCGCATCACTGCGATCTCGGCTATTTTTCCGAGCGGACTTCGTTGATCGTTTTGCCGGTCCACCTGCGGACGGCGCGGCGCAGGTTGGCGCTGTCGCTGAAACCGACCTTCCAGGCGACATCATCGACGCTCATGCGTGTTGTCTGCAGATATTCGATGGCGAGTTTCCGGCGGACATCGTCGACGATCTCGCCATAGCTCGTGTCTTCGGCGGCCAAACGACGGCGCAGCGTGCGTTCCTGCAGCCCGATTTGTTCGGCGATCGCCGTCATCGAGGGGAAGTGGTTCGGGGCGAGGAGCAGGAGTTGATAAACTTCCCCCGACAGTCCCGATGATATTCGCGATTGGCCGATCAGCCGGTCGCATGTCTCTTCGAGCATCGTGCGCGTCAACCGGTTGCCCAGTTCCGGCGTCTGTTCGAGGATGCCGATCGGATAATGCAGTTCATTGGCATCCGCGGCGTAGAAGCAGGGGCAGGACAGTTCGCGTTCGTCCTCCGCCGAGCGCGCCTCTTCGGGCAGCGCGAACCGCGCGCGGACCGGAACATTGTCCGATCCCGCCGCATCGCGAATATGGGTGTAGGTCATCTTCATCTGTTGGCGGATGAGGAAAGTGCGCACGTCATTGCTCATCACGTCGCGATAGATTTCCTGAAATTGCCAAACGGCGACCTCTCCTTCCGTCCGCCAGCCAAGCCGTACCGTGGGGGTGGCGAGCGGCTGGTAGCGTACGGCGAAGTCGAAGAAGTCGCGCATCGTCGGCGAGCACATCAGCGCATAACCGTACATGCCATAGGCTGACAGATGCAGCCGCGACCCGATCGCGAAGGCGTCCGCGAACCGCGCACCGGCCACCACGATATTTTCGCAGGCGGTCAGATACTGGCCGATCGAGGTCAGCGTATGCGGATCGCGCACCTCGGCCAGCGTCAATCCCGTCCGTTCAAGTACGGTCGCCGCATCGATTCCACGCCCCGCCACCGTATCGATGACGGTCGCGATCTTGAAAGGGGCGAAGATGCGTTGATTAAGCGAGGGGAAGCCGGCGCGCGGATTGCGGCTGGTCAGCGTGCTCTGATCCTCGTCGACGGTCATAGCAGCCCTTTCGTGCGATCTTGTCCTCTAGAGACATAGCGATGTCCGACAATGCTCTTACCAACGGCTCTGGCAAACCATAAGCAGCATAGCAAGCCGGCAACGTCCGGCCGCGGCAATGTCCGTGACCAAGACAAGAGCAGCAGGGAAGAGGATCATCATGTCGACCAGATTCATTCTTACGGGGAGCCGCGCGCGCATGTTGTGCGGTTCGGCCATCTTCGCGGTCATGCTGGGTGCGGCCACCGCCGCGCAGGCGCAAGGCGCCGGCGCGAACGATGCGGTCGAGGATAGTGCGGCGGGGAGTGACTCCGAGATTATCGTCACGGGCTCCAGCATCCGCGGCATCCCGCCCACCGGCTCCGGCCTTATCAGCGTGTCGCGCGATGATGCCAAGTTGATCGGGGCCGCGAGCACCCCCGAATTGCTCGCGACCGTGCCGCAGCTCAACAGCTTCAACACCGCACCGCGCACAAGCAACGGCGGCCTCGGTTCCTTTGCGCCCGGCCTGCGCGGCTTGCCGCCGGCTGCAACCTTGCCGCTGATGAACGGCCATCGCCTGATCTCCGGCAGCACCCAGCAGACCAATCCGGACTATCCGTTCCTGCCCGAACTCGCGATCGAACGCGTCGAGATCGTCGCCGACGGCGCATCGGCGATTTACGGGTCGGATGCGGTCGCGGGGGTTGTCAATTTCATCACCCGCAAGCGCGTGTCGGGCTTCGAGGCCAATGTTCGCTATGGCTTTGCAGACGATTATCATGCCTTCAACGCCGGCGCGATTTTCGGGCATGCCTGGGACAGCGGTTCCTTCGTCGCCGCGTATCAATATTCCGAAAACAGCAACATCACCGGGGCCGACCGCCGGTATCGCTCGCTCGATTTTCGTGCTGCGGGCGGCATTGATACGCGCTCGACCGTCTGCCCGGACGCGAACGTCAATCTGTTCACCGGCACCATCTATGCTGCGCCGAGCCTGACGCCGGGGATCAACACTTGCGATCCGCGCGGACCCGTCGACCTGGTACCGCAGAACCGCACGCACAGCCTTTTCGTGTCGGCGCGGCAGGAGCTCTCCTCCGCGGTCACCGTGTGGGCCGATCTTCTCTATTCGGACCGCAAGGATATTGTCCAGGCGGCGCTGCCTGGTCAGACCTTCGTTCTGCTGACGGCGGCCAACCCGTTTTTCCGCCCCCCGCCGGGAACGGGAACGACTTATGAATATGTCGATTTCAGGCCCGACAATCTGGTTGGCGACGATCATTTCGACCAAAGCTACCGTGTCCGGACGGGCAATGCGACGGCCGGTCTCGACGTCAAGCTGGCCGGCGATTTCAAAGCCAGCGTTTATGGAACCTTCAACTGGTCGCGGAACGACACGTTCCAGCCGGGCATCAACACGACGGCGCTGGCAACGGCCGCCGCCGGAACGACGGCCGCGACCGCGCTCGACCCGTTCCGTACGGGGACGAGCTCCGCTGTCGTTGCGGCTATCCTGGATAATCCGACCGACTTCACCAATCACCAACGCACCCGGATCGGCGCGGTGAAAGTCGATGGCCCGCTGGCGGATTTGCCGGGCGGTGCGATCAAGGTCGCGCTCGGCGCCGAATATCGGCGCGAGACATATGATCAGCGCGGATCGAGCGGCGGTGTGGGCTTCCCCGAGGACCTGAAACGCAGCGTCCAGTCGCTTTACGGCGAGCTGTTTGTGCCGATCGTGGGCGAGGGCAATGCATCGCCGATGATGCGCAGCCTCACGCTGTCGCTTTCGGGGCGCTACGATCACTACAGCGATTTCGGTTCGACGACCAATCCCAAGGTCGGCCTGACCTGGGAACCGGTCGAAGGGCTGAATTTCCGGGGTAGCTATGGCCGCTCGTTCCGCGCGCCGGGGCTACGCGATCTAGGGTCCACCGTGGGGTCCTATTATGCCGCGGCGGCGCTGGTCGATGCGTTCGGTGCGCGCGACCCGTCGCGCGGGGCGACGCAAGTAAACACAATTCTCCTCTACGGCGGCAACCAGGCGCTCAAGCCCGAAAAGGCGCGGACCTTCTCCTTCGGCGTCGATCTGCGGCCGCGGCTCGCGCCCGATTTCAGCGCGAGCGCGACCTTTTATGATATCAAATATGATGATGTCATCGGAACCCCTTCGGGACTGGGCGCCATCCTGTTCAGCGACCCAACCTTCGCATCGCGGGTCATCCGCAATCCGACTGCGGGACAACTAACCGACGCGATTACCGACACCGTGCCCTTTTTCTACACCTTCGCGGCCATCCCGACGATCGGCAACATCCTCGACCTGCGTCAGGGCAATTTCGGCATCCGCAAGACCAACGGGATCGATTTCGATCTGCGCTATCGGCACACGGCGGGTTTCGGCACCCTCTTCGGCGGCATCGCGGGCAATTATATCCTGAAATATCGCAACCAGTTGTCGCCGACGTCCGCGGTCAGCAACTCACTCGAGGCCGGGATACCGCGAACCACGCTGCGCACGACATTGGGCATCGCCGCGGGGCCGGTGACGCTCGCCAATTTCGTCAACCATCGCAGCGGCGTGACGGCCGCCTATGCGACGCCAACCGGGTCGAGCCTCTACAAGGCCAAAGGCTATACGACGGTCGATCTGCGACTCTCGCTGAAGCTTCCCGACCTGCCATTCGCCAAGGGAACCGAGGTCGCGCTGCAGATCAACGATCTGTTCGACAAGACACCGCCTTTCTTCCCAGGCACGGACGGCATCGGCGGCGCCTATAATGCGATCGGGCGTTATGCCGCCATGAGCCTGCGCACATCCTTCTGATGCGGATGGCAGCGCGTCCGTGAGGGCGCGCTGCTGTTCCTTGCGGTCGACGTTCGTGAGCGCGCGCGAACCTCGGCTTCCTTCCGACATGAGATAAGGTTTGCCATTCGATGCCAATTGCCAGCAACAGCGCGGCCATCGCGGCTCCCGCCCCGCAGATCCGCCTGTATCTCGAACAGCTCAAGGCCACGTGCGACCTAGAGTTCGCGCATTATGACGATTTGCACCGCTGGTCGGTGACCGATCTCGAAAGTTTCTGGCGCAGTATCTGGGACTATGACCGGATCGAATCGCGGACGCCCTTCTCCGCGATGCTCGGCGCAGACACGATGCCGGGTGCGCGCTGGTGCGAGGGCGCCGAGGTCAGCTATGCGCGCCATGTTTTCCGCCACGCCGCGGCAGCGGATTCTGCCGGGCAGCCCGCCATCGTGGCGGTGAACGAACGGGGGGAGCAACGAACCCTCGGTTGGGCCGAGCTCAAGCGGCAGAGCGCCTCACTGGCCTTGGAACTACGCCGGCGCGGGGTGGGGCGGGGCGATCGCGTTGCGGCCTACCTTCCCAATATAGCCGAGGCGGTGGTGGGCCTGCTCGCGTGCGCCAGCCTGGGGGCGATATGGAGCCTGTGCTCGCCCGACATGGGGACCAATGCGGTGCTTGATCGGCTGCGGCAAACCGAGCCCAAGGCGCTCATCGCTGTCGATGGCGTCTTCTACGCTGGCAAAGCCATGGATCGTAGCGCCTGCGTCGCCGAAATTTGCGCCGCGCTTCCCTGTATCGAGGCATTGTTCGTCATCGAAAGCGGGTTCGGCGCTGGGGCGGTGCCGGGGGCGGTGGCGTTCGAAGCGGCCATCGCGCGGGACGATGCCGAGGTCGCCGGCTTTGAGCCCGAATGGCTACCCTTCGACCATCCGCTGTGGATCCTCTATTCGAGCGGAACAACGGGACTTCCGAAGGCGATCGTGCACGGGCACGGCGGGGTGCTGCTGGCAACCGCCGCGGGGCGACTCCATTTCGATCTCGGACCGAGCTATGAGTCCAATAATTTCGGCGACCGCTTCCACTGGTTCAGCGCCACGGGCTGGGTGATGTGGAACATTCAGGTGGGCGGACTGCTCAGCGGGACGACGATTTGCCTGTTCGACGGATCGCCGAGCGGTTCCAAGGCCGATCCTGACTGGACCCGGCTCTGGCGCTTTGCGGCAGAGAGCGGAGTGACCTGGTTCGGCGCCGGCGCTGCCTTCTTCGCGAGTTGCCGCAAGGCCGGGCTCGACGTCGCCGGACTCGACGGGTTGCACCGGGTGCGCGCGCTCGGTAGCACTGGCTCGCCGCTACCGCCGGACGTCCAGCGCTGGGGTTCGGCGCAGTTCGCCGCCATCGGACGGCCCGATATCTGGTGGTGCAATGTCAGCGGCGGTACCGAGATCGCCGCCGCCTTCATGGCCGGAAATCCCGAGTTACCCGACACGCCGGGGCGGCTTCAGTGCCGCCAGCTCGGCGCCGCCATCGAGGCTTGGGACGAGCGGGGACAGGCTGTGATCGGCGAGGTCGGCGAACTTGTCTGCACCCGTCCCTTCCCCAGCATGCCGCTCTATTTCTGGGGCGACGAAGACGGCAGCCGCTATCGCGACTCCTATTTCGCCGAATGGCCCGGCATATGGCGTCACGGCGACTGGCTCACGATCGGGGCCGACGGCAGTTGCACCATTTCCGGCCGCAGCGACGCAACGATCAACCGCCACGGCCTGCGCATGGGAACCGCCGAAATCTATGCTGCTGTCGAGCGCCTGCCCGAAATCGTCGACACGATGATCATCGACGTCGAGCGTGAAGACGGCGACAGCACGCTCATCATGTTCGTCGTGCCGGCGGAGGGGCGAGCCGTCGACCCTGCGATGGAGCAGGCGATTGCATCGGCCATACGTTCGAGTCTCTCGCCGCGCTTCGTGCCCGATCATCTGATCGAGGCACCCGGCATCCCGCACACGCTTTCTGGAAAGAAGCAGGAGCTCCCGATCAAGCGGCTGTTCGCCGGATGGCCCGTTACCAAGGTCATCAGCGCCGACGCGACCGCGACGCCTGAGGTCTTGCCTTGGTACATCGATCGGGCACAGCGCTGGAACGGGGCGGGAGATAGGATGTGATAACGCAAATGGTCTGGGAGAGGACGCGATATGGACAATAGGACATTTGCGGACAGGTCTGACCTGGAACGATCGAAGCCGGCCGGGCATCACGGCCTTGTGCTCGGCATGCTGTGCTTCGTCTATGTGCTGAACTTCCTCGATCGCCAGCTCGTCTCGATCCTCGCCAAGCCGATTCAGGACGGCTTGCACATCACCGACAGCGAACTCGGCCGGATCACCGGTTTCTATTTTGCGCTCTTCTATTGTTTTATCGCGATTCCTGTTGGTTGGCTCGCCGACCGCACCAATCGCGTAAAGGTGCTTTCGATCGCTTGCGGCCTGTGGAGCGCCGCGACCGCGGCATGCGGCATGGCGGCGAACTATGGGCAACTTGTGGCGGCACGTATGGCGGTTGGTGTCGGCGAAGCCGGCGGCGTTCCGCCGTCCTACGCGATCATATCGGACACGTTTCCGCGCGAGCAGCGCGGCACCGCGATGGGCATCTTCAACCTCGGCCCGCCGATCGGTTCGGCGCTCGGGGTCGCGTTCGGCGCGTCGCTCGCGGCGGCCTATGACTGGCGCGCGCCTTTCCTCATCGTCGGCGCGATAGGCGTCGTTACCGCAGTCCTCGTCTATATCATCGTGCCCGAACCCGCGCGCGGCCGCTTCGACCCGCTTCCTGCGGCCGCGGCGGAACCGGCGCACAGCTTCGGGCAGGCGATCCGCGCCTTTTTCGGCAACAGGATATTGACGCTCGCGGCGCTAGCCAGCGGTGCCGCAAATTTCATCACCTATGGCGTCAGCAATTTCGCCACGCTTTTTCTCATGCGTGAGAAGGGGATGACGCTTGAGGAGGTGGCAATATGGTACGCGCTGGCGGTCGGCCTCGGAATGGGGGCGGGCATTTTCGTCTCAGGGCGGCTGATCGACCGGTTCGGCGTTACCAACAAGGCGGCCTATGCGAGCATCCCGGCCTGGTCGCTCGTTCTCGCCTTGCCCTTCTTTCTCGGCTTCGCTGCTGCCGACAGCTGGCAGGTCGCGCTCCCCCTCTTGTTCGTGCCGCTCTTCCTCAATTCCTTTTTCCTCCCTGCCACGGTGACGTTCGTGCAGAGCGAGGTCGATCCGGGCGCGCGCGTGATATCGGGCGCGCTGCTGCTGCTGGTCATGAACCTGATCGGCCTCGGTCTCGGGCCAACTTTCGTCGGCATGGCCAGCGACTTTTTCCGGCCGCAATATGGCGAGCACGCACTCCGCATGGCCTTTTATTCGCTGTCGCCAATGTATCTCGTCGCCGCGCTGCTCTTCGCCTGGCTTGCGCGAATGATCAAACGGTCGTCGCCAGCATCCGGCGAGCCGCGGCAGGCCGGCGATTAGACGAAAAATGCGCTTGGCGCGCAGCGAGGTTGCGCGGCGGAACTGGGCACCGACAAGAAGACGGGAGACAGATATGACGCGGAAATATGGCGCCGCTTGCCTTACGGCCCTGGTGGCCGGATTGTTGGTTCCTACGGCGGTAGCCACGGCGGCGGAAACGCCGTCGTCCGCCGACGCCGCACGGCGCTGCACCAACCTCGCCCGATTGCGCCTTGCCGACACGACAATCGAAAGCGCTGCGCTTGTCCCTGCAAAGGCCGCCGAGCTCGGCATAGCGGACGACATGCCTGGCTATCGAAGCTTCTGCCGCGTGGTTGCGCGCGTGCGCTCGGACCTAGATTCTGACATTGGCGTCGAGATATGGCTGCCGACCGAGCGATGGGCCGGCGTCTTCCATGGCAATGGCAACGGCGGCTTTGCCGGTGTCCTTGCCGGCGGCTATTCGGGAATGGTCGATGGTCTGCGCCGCGGATTTGCGACCGCGACGACCGATGCCGGAACCGCACCGGCGTCGCCGCTGGATGGTGAGGCACTCATCGATCATCCCCGCAAATGGAGGGACTGGGGCCGGCTTTCGACGCATGTGATGACGATCACCGGGAAGGCGATCACCAAGGCTTTCTACGGCCGCGATGCAAGGCGTTCCTTTTATACCGGATGTTCGACGGGCGGGCAGCAGGGGCTCATCGAATCGCTCTACTATCCTGAAGACTATGACGGGATTCTGGTCGGAGCGCCGGTCATTAACCGCACATGGGGGCACGCCGCAGTGCTCTGGGACTATGCCGCTGCGCACCGCACGCCGGACAGCCTGCTATCCGATGCCAAGCTCAAGCTGCTCAACCGGGCGGCGGTCGCGACGTGCTGGCGGCAGGGCCATGGCCTCGCGGGCGACCGGTTTGTTTCGGACCCGCTGAATTGCAAGTTCGACCCGGGGGTGCTGCAATGCAGGGGCGCGGCGGGCAACGCTTGCTTGACCGAAGCCGAGGTTGCAACCGCGCGGGCCTTTTATTCGGGGCCCACGAACCGCGCGGGCAAGGCCAATTACTTCGGCTGGTTGCCGGGAAGCGAAACGCCCGACACCTTCGGCTGGTCCTTCCTTCAAAAGCCGATCAGGGATCAGCCACCTTTCGGGGCGCTGTTCAAATGGGTGTTCGGCGCCGATTGGGACTGGAAGGGATTCGATTTCGATCGCGACATGCCCACGGTCGATGCGCGCCTCGACCCGATCGTCAACGACGCGACGCGCGGAAGTCTTGCGGCTTTTACCGCGCGCGGCGGCAAGCTGATCATTTTCCACGGCCTTGCCGATACGCTCGTGGCGCCCGGCCAGTCGATCGCATTTTTCGATCGTCAGGCGGCCGAGGTCGGCGGCGATCACCGGCTTGCGGAGAGCGCGCGCCTGTTCCTGGCGCCCGGCATGATGCATTGCGGCGGCGGGACCGGGCCGGACAGCTTCAACGCCACGCTCGGGATCCCACCCCAGCCGCCCGGCTATGACGCAGAGCATGATCTATTTTCGGCGCTGATCGAATGGGCGGACGGGGGCGATGCGCCCGATCAGGTCATCGCTACGAAGTTCGCCAGCGACGACGCCGGCAGGATCGACATGCAACGCCCGCTGTGCGCCTATCCGCGGAAGGTCGAATATCGCGGTTGGGGGTCGACGCTGTCGGCGAGCAGCTTTCGGTGCGTCGCGCCGGACGATCGCTGAGCTGCCCCTTTCCGCCGGGCGTATCGTCTGCCGACAGGAGGTACGGATGCTGAATCGCAGGGAGTTCGCGGGCCTTACCGCCGCAGGGGCGGCCACCTCGCTGGCTACGCTATCGGCTCCTGCACCGGCGGCAGGCACTATCACCTATCATTCGCGCGCATCGTCGCTCGTCCCGGGCGAGGCGCGTGTCGCCATCTACCTGCCGCCGGGCTATGACGCCGATCGAACCGACCCCTATCCGCTGCTGCTGCTGCTGCTCCACGGCGGAAACGGTAGCGAGAAGGATCTCGCCTTCTTCAAGGGCGTTTTCGACGGCGAGATTGCGGGGGGTCGGCTGCCGCCGCTCGTCATTGCCACGCCGACCGGGCGTCGCTCGCTCTATATGGATTTCCGGGACGGGTCGGAGCGATGGGAGAGTTTCGTTCTTTCGGACGTCCTGCCGTTCGTGCGCAGAAGCGCCCATGTCTCGAAGGGGCGCGAGCACAGCTTCATCGGCGGCCTCGCGGGTCAATAGAACCCCACCGCAAAAGAGCCTCGCATCTGTATGCGAGGCCCTTTCATCCTCTGCGGTCGTGACCAAAGGAAGCCCCATTGGCTTCCCTGGTCGCAGGGAAGCCTTTGTCATGGGGGCATAGGCCAATGCTAGGTGATGTCGAGCGTTATCGCAGCCGATCCTGTCTAAATCGCTGTGACCTGCTGCTGTGCATGCGCGCTGCTATAGCCGACAAAATCAGGTTGGAGCCCGCGTTTTTCGCGAAACATATTGATCCGCTGCGCATAATGGTTCGGCAGATCGAAGTGGGCCGGTGCTTCGCCTTTGTGGTGTGCTCGGTCGGCAGCGATCACGGCAAGTTGGTGATGGTAGAAGAGCTGGTTCATATCCATTGAAATTATCCGGGTTCGGGTTCGTCAGTAATCAGGCGCGAACATCGCGCCTCGATTTTTTGCATCGCGCGACATTATTCGAGGCATTGGGCGCGGACCGCATCTGCGAGCTGCTCTTTGACGGCACGGGCCTGTTCGGATTTGAACTGGCGGTTGGCCAGCGCGTGCCAGGTGGCAGCCGAACGAAGGTTGCGCTCTCGAACCAGCGTCAGGTCCGCTGCGGCCGCTTCGGCCTCGCATCGCTCGGCCTGCTCGCGATAATTGTCGCTGCTTGCTGCCACGGCGTTTTCCTCTCGTTCAATCGACCGCGCGGACGTCGCCGATCGCTGGAGGGATGCGAAAGCATCGCATCCGTCCAGCGGTATGGGCGGTCGGCCGATGGCCATTTTCCAGGGTGACGCGGAAACCGCCGGTCGGGCAGAATTATCGCGATCGAGCCCTCGAAGATGAGACCTTCTTCCATGCCATTGCGGAAGGTCCGGATCAGGCCGCTTCTAGATTGACCCCGGAGATCTTGCCGTCGCGACCGGTTTCCAGCGCGTACGAGACCCGCTGGTCCTTGCCCAGCGTCGCCATTCCGGCGCGCTCGACCGCGGTCACATGGACGAAGCTGTCGCCCGAGCCGTCCTCGCTCGAGATGAAGCCGTAGCCCTTATCGCTGTTGAAGAATTTGACTGTGCCGATCGGCATTGGATGTTTCCTTTCACGAAAACAGAGTGTCCGCCGGCACAAGCGCCGACAGAGCTGGAAGCGTGAGAAGGGAAGAATCGCCCCGATTGGGGCATCAAAATTCCGTCGCAGGCGACGTTAGCAACTGGTACATGGGGTATCATTTTTGAAAAGTCAAGGATTTTCAATATATTTCGACATGGACTCTCATAGTATCCGTAATTATCTTAATTTCGAAATAGCGGAAGAGGCTTGTCGGGTTGGGTTTGATAAATCATTTTATTGGTATGTTTGTTCGCGTTATTTAAAATCCGGATAGATCATTCGACGCACATGAGCGCACGCCAGTATTCGCGGCTTATCGGCGAATGGATGAGGGCGAGCCGCCCTGGATCGATCACCGCATTGCGGCTCGAAATGGGCGGCGCGGTCGGGCCTCATCCTGTCGGCGCTTAAACATGGTGGGCGAGGTGATTTCGCACCCTTTCCCCGTCCGGTTGCTGAAACGGCGCTTTTCGAAACGTCCGACGTCATGCGCTAAAGTCGCTGGGCACGCGCTTTTTCGTCGGCTGCCGTGCGCGGCGGTAGTTTGACAATCGTCTGCTGCGCGCTGATGTCGTCTAGAGTCGGCGTATTTTCGTGCCCGGAATCATTCCCACTCGATCGTGCCCGGCGGCTTCGAGGTATAATCGTACACCACGCGGTTGATACCCTGCACCTCGTTGATGATCCGCGTCGCGCAGCGGCTGAGGAAGCTTGCGTCGAAGGGGTAGATGTCGGCGGTCATGCCGTCGGTCGAGGTCACGGCGCGCAGCGCGCAGACATGGTCATAGGTGCGCCCGTCACCCATCACGCCGACGGTCTTGACAGGCAGCAGCACCGCAAAAGCCTGCCAGATCGCATCGTAGAGGCCGGCATTGCGGATCTCTTCCAGATAGACGGCATCGGCCTTGCGGAGGATGTCGCAGCGCTCCTTCGACACCTCACCGGGGATGCGGATTGCGAGGCCGGGGCCGGGGAAGGGGTGGCGGCCGACGAAGATGTCGGGG
It encodes:
- a CDS encoding cryptochrome/photolyase family protein codes for the protein MTRPSEIVLILGDQLTPAISSLRDASPADTILLMAEVAEEAGYVPHHRKKLAFLFSAMRHFAEEMCAQGWRVDYVRLDDPDNSGSLGGEVARARNRHGDLPLRVTEAGEWRLAEAMRAWTNCTIFADDRFFSAPNQFAAWAEGRKTLRMEYFYRMMRRETGLLMDGEVPLGGRWNFDADNRKPAERDLLMTRPHAFPSVDAPKDASDFWR
- a CDS encoding AraC family transcriptional regulator, yielding MTVDEDQSTLTSRNPRAGFPSLNQRIFAPFKIATVIDTVAGRGIDAATVLERTGLTLAEVRDPHTLTSIGQYLTACENIVVAGARFADAFAIGSRLHLSAYGMYGYALMCSPTMRDFFDFAVRYQPLATPTVRLGWRTEGEVAVWQFQEIYRDVMSNDVRTFLIRQQMKMTYTHIRDAAGSDNVPVRARFALPEEARSAEDERELSCPCFYAADANELHYPIGILEQTPELGNRLTRTMLEETCDRLIGQSRISSGLSGEVYQLLLLAPNHFPSMTAIAEQIGLQERTLRRRLAAEDTSYGEIVDDVRRKLAIEYLQTTRMSVDDVAWKVGFSDSANLRRAVRRWTGKTINEVRSEK
- a CDS encoding TonB-dependent receptor plug domain-containing protein, which translates into the protein MSTRFILTGSRARMLCGSAIFAVMLGAATAAQAQGAGANDAVEDSAAGSDSEIIVTGSSIRGIPPTGSGLISVSRDDAKLIGAASTPELLATVPQLNSFNTAPRTSNGGLGSFAPGLRGLPPAATLPLMNGHRLISGSTQQTNPDYPFLPELAIERVEIVADGASAIYGSDAVAGVVNFITRKRVSGFEANVRYGFADDYHAFNAGAIFGHAWDSGSFVAAYQYSENSNITGADRRYRSLDFRAAGGIDTRSTVCPDANVNLFTGTIYAAPSLTPGINTCDPRGPVDLVPQNRTHSLFVSARQELSSAVTVWADLLYSDRKDIVQAALPGQTFVLLTAANPFFRPPPGTGTTYEYVDFRPDNLVGDDHFDQSYRVRTGNATAGLDVKLAGDFKASVYGTFNWSRNDTFQPGINTTALATAAAGTTAATALDPFRTGTSSAVVAAILDNPTDFTNHQRTRIGAVKVDGPLADLPGGAIKVALGAEYRRETYDQRGSSGGVGFPEDLKRSVQSLYGELFVPIVGEGNASPMMRSLTLSLSGRYDHYSDFGSTTNPKVGLTWEPVEGLNFRGSYGRSFRAPGLRDLGSTVGSYYAAAALVDAFGARDPSRGATQVNTILLYGGNQALKPEKARTFSFGVDLRPRLAPDFSASATFYDIKYDDVIGTPSGLGAILFSDPTFASRVIRNPTAGQLTDAITDTVPFFYTFAAIPTIGNILDLRQGNFGIRKTNGIDFDLRYRHTAGFGTLFGGIAGNYILKYRNQLSPTSAVSNSLEAGIPRTTLRTTLGIAAGPVTLANFVNHRSGVTAAYATPTGSSLYKAKGYTTVDLRLSLKLPDLPFAKGTEVALQINDLFDKTPPFFPGTDGIGGAYNAIGRYAAMSLRTSF
- a CDS encoding acetoacetate--CoA ligase → MPIASNSAAIAAPAPQIRLYLEQLKATCDLEFAHYDDLHRWSVTDLESFWRSIWDYDRIESRTPFSAMLGADTMPGARWCEGAEVSYARHVFRHAAAADSAGQPAIVAVNERGEQRTLGWAELKRQSASLALELRRRGVGRGDRVAAYLPNIAEAVVGLLACASLGAIWSLCSPDMGTNAVLDRLRQTEPKALIAVDGVFYAGKAMDRSACVAEICAALPCIEALFVIESGFGAGAVPGAVAFEAAIARDDAEVAGFEPEWLPFDHPLWILYSSGTTGLPKAIVHGHGGVLLATAAGRLHFDLGPSYESNNFGDRFHWFSATGWVMWNIQVGGLLSGTTICLFDGSPSGSKADPDWTRLWRFAAESGVTWFGAGAAFFASCRKAGLDVAGLDGLHRVRALGSTGSPLPPDVQRWGSAQFAAIGRPDIWWCNVSGGTEIAAAFMAGNPELPDTPGRLQCRQLGAAIEAWDERGQAVIGEVGELVCTRPFPSMPLYFWGDEDGSRYRDSYFAEWPGIWRHGDWLTIGADGSCTISGRSDATINRHGLRMGTAEIYAAVERLPEIVDTMIIDVEREDGDSTLIMFVVPAEGRAVDPAMEQAIASAIRSSLSPRFVPDHLIEAPGIPHTLSGKKQELPIKRLFAGWPVTKVISADATATPEVLPWYIDRAQRWNGAGDRM